From Spirosoma aerolatum, one genomic window encodes:
- a CDS encoding DUF4783 domain-containing protein translates to MHTIVSLIVSLYLWVLPGPTVTETDITQTVGVSLRSGDASRLSARFARTIELVIDAENVEFSAVQATHAELILRSFFRKYPPQSFQFVYRGASDHLRYSTGTYKTDGQTFSVYVLMRQTSNHTYVINALHFRKESSVVSR, encoded by the coding sequence ATGCACACGATTGTCAGTCTTATAGTAAGCCTTTACCTCTGGGTACTGCCCGGACCTACCGTAACAGAAACCGATATAACACAAACCGTAGGCGTATCGTTACGAAGCGGAGATGCCAGTCGGTTGTCAGCCCGGTTTGCCAGAACCATTGAATTGGTCATTGATGCCGAAAACGTCGAATTTTCGGCCGTTCAGGCTACCCATGCCGAACTGATTTTACGTTCATTCTTTCGAAAATACCCGCCCCAGAGCTTTCAGTTTGTATACCGGGGGGCTTCAGACCATCTGCGCTACAGTACAGGTACGTACAAAACCGATGGCCAAACGTTCTCTGTGTATGTGCTCATGCGTCAGACCAGTAATCATACGTATGTGATTAACGCGCTTCATTTTCGAAAAGAATCATCGGTTGTTAGTCGGTAA
- a CDS encoding phosphoribosyltransferase family protein, producing the protein MNTAQPTLILNSAQIHQKIRRIAFQIYETNFDETALLLAGIAGEGYILAQALARELQTITPLVVDLIRLDLDKSATAQPTVHYEGSATDFTDKVVIVIDDVLYTGRTLAFSLQPFLSVPIRKLQVAVLIDRNHPRYPVAADYKGYELSTTLTEHVDVVLSDTDRMGVYLR; encoded by the coding sequence ATGAACACAGCTCAGCCTACGCTTATCCTTAATTCTGCCCAGATCCATCAGAAAATCAGACGGATAGCGTTCCAGATCTACGAAACCAATTTTGACGAAACGGCATTGCTATTAGCCGGCATTGCGGGTGAGGGGTACATACTAGCTCAAGCATTGGCACGCGAATTGCAAACCATTACTCCCCTTGTCGTTGACCTGATTCGGCTTGATCTGGATAAATCAGCCACCGCCCAGCCTACAGTCCATTACGAGGGGTCGGCCACTGATTTTACGGATAAAGTAGTTATTGTCATTGATGATGTATTATACACGGGCCGGACGTTAGCCTTTAGTCTGCAACCCTTTTTGAGCGTTCCGATTCGGAAATTACAGGTAGCTGTCCTGATTGACCGAAATCATCCCCGTTATCCAGTTGCTGCCGACTATAAAGGCTACGAGTTGAGTACGACCTTAACCGAACATGTAGATGTGGTATTGAGCGATACAGATCGCATGGGCGTGTACTTACGGTAA